CTTACAAGACCATTGGTTTCAAAAGTAGGAGCTGGTACGCCTTATTATGAGACAAGGGTAATTGTGCGAAAAATGTATGGTAGATAGAAATTTGTTTCTAATTATTACTAGATATATATAAAGAACGCACACAGATTTGATTTACATAAATCCATGTACGTTTCTAATAATATGAATATCTGAAGAACCCTGGTGATAAATTTAAATATCTTCCATTTTTACAACCCGTTTGTGCCAAACACTTCGCAGCATATCCTTACATATATTGGTGCTTATTCTGATGAGCCAAGCTTTCTCATGTTCATCATCAGCAAATTGTGGACTTTTATACATAAGTTTTAAAAAGGTTTCTTGCATAGCTTTTTCTGCATCTTCTTTATTACCAAGATAAACCATACAAATTCTAAAAAGCATATTACCGTAAAAACTGTACTTCTCTGAAAAATTATTGTCTGTCTGCTGTAGTAGTTTGTGCATAAAATAAAACCTCCTCTCATACATAACACGAACGGGAATGGAGAATAGTCACATTTTTTTATAATTAATCTAAAAATAGATGATATACACCTGTATGATTTATAAATCAAATTTTAAAAATCTATAATACAATTATCTCAGAAAAAGTAATTTATTATAAGAAGGTAGGTTAAAATATGTGATATAATCTATATTATATTTTAACTAATAATAGTTAAATAGGAGGCTAGAAGATGTTGTATGATGAGGCAGTGAAGGTGTGGAGAAAAGGGAAAACTAAGGATTTATTAAATAGATTCTTTTTGAAATTTACATATTCTTCAAATAAGATAGAAAACAATGAAACAAGACTTAGGGACGTTGAAACTGTTTTTAGAGGAGAGAAAGTTACAGATTTCACAGGAAATAAGAAGACAATTAAAGAGATTGAAAACCATAAAAAACTTTGCGGAAATATTATAAAATTAGGTGAAGAAAATAGCTCAAAACTTTCCATTGACTTAATTAAAAATTTTCACTATGTTTTAATGAAAGATTGTTTCACAGAAAATTTGTTAAAGAAAGGTGAAAAACCGGGACAATTTAAAAAAGGTGATTACATAGTTGGATTACATGATGTAGGTGTTAGTCCATTAGAGGTAGAAGAAAATTTAAAGTCATTAATTCAAGAAATTAATGATATACAGATAAATGATAATAATGTTTTAAAAGTAGTTAGTTATTTCCATTGTTGGTTTGAGACCATACATCCTTTTGCAGATGGCAATGGGAGAGTAGGGAGAATGCTGCTTAACTATCTGCTTATAGGTAATAATCTTCCGCCAATTGTTCTATTTGAGAATGATAGAGAAGAATACTATTTAGCATTAGAATATTTCAACGAAACCCAGGAAATAAATAAAATGGTTGATTTTTTAGATAGTCAAGCTTACAAAACATGGATTAAGGATTATAATTTAAAAGTAAAGAATTTGAAAGACTTTTTGGATTAATAGAAACAGGTCAATTTTGTCCAACGGCAAAACTTGCTCTTGTTTTATGTGTTGCATTGGATAAAAAATTTGAAGATTTATTTTATTTTGATTAGAATTATGGACATAATTTAACTTAACTTATGTTATGGTATAATAAAATCATAATCATAATTGAGGAGAAACAATATGCTTAAAGTAATAATCTGTGAGGATAACTCAGTCCACAGGACTAAACTGAAACAACTTGTTGAAAATACTATTTTGAGAGAAAAACTGGATTTAGATGCAGCTCTTTGTACAGGAGAACCTGGGAAGTAATAAATTATATAGAAAAAAAACATATTACAGGAATTTATTTTTTGGATGTAGATTTGAAGAATAATATGAATGGTATAAGGCTAGGAGAACAAATTAGAGAATTAGATTCCTTAGGCTTTATAATATTTACTACTACACATTTAGAAATGAGTTATTTAGCATTTAAATATAAAGTAGAAGCCATGGATTACGTGATTAAAGAAGATTATGATTTTAAACAAAGGATAGAAAGTTGTCTTTTAAAGGCTTACAATACTTACTACAAAGGAAATCATAAAGAAGGATATATCTCCATAAAGGAAGATACTAGAATAATAAATATTAAACTCTGTGATATTTTATTTATTGAAACTACTGGCGTAGCGCATAGAATAAGGGTCCATGAGGAAAATAGACAATTTGAATTCTATGGAAATTTGAAGGATATACAGAAAAAGCTTACTTCAAACTTTTACAGGTGTCATAAATCATATATTGTTAATAAAGATAAGATCGAAGAAATTGATATAAAAAACAATAAAATTATTATGGTAAATGGAGAAGAATGTTATGTTTCCTTTAGGTATAAGGGTGGGCTTTTATCATGACATTTTTAACTTTCATAAATAAATTTTTCTTTTATCTTGTTATACCATCTGTATTAATGAGTGTCTTATGCTGCATATCAATACATATCTAGCTATTTTAATTGTAAGTATAGTTATTATGGCTACTATTGGAGCTAATGACAGCAGCATAAATGCAAAAAACTTTTTAGTTCAAACTCTCTCTGGAATGGTAATGAAACCTATAGTACCAATCTTTATGGTTCTAGTTATAGCAGAAACACTTACAGAAGATTACACTCATGGAACTATGAAATTTGCTCTAATGACACCTATAAAAAAGAGTGATTTCATAATTGGCAAACTTTTATTTATAGCCTTATATGCATTAATATTTATGGTTATAAGTTTTATTGCAAGTTACATTGTAGGTACAATTGTATTTGGATTAGGGGATAAAGGAGAAATTATAAATAATTTTATTTATAATGTGAAATGTTATGCTATTATCATATTACCTTTGTTGTCATTTTCTACAGTTATAAGTTTCATTGCATTATTTATTAATAATAGTGGAGCTGTAATAGGGTTAGGAATTGGAATTAATTTTATTATGGTTATACTGGATATGAGTATAAAAAATATAATGTATTTTACATTTTCAGGAGGGATGTATGCATATCAGTTTATTGGTAAATCAAGTGCTCATAATATTTTAACTTTTCCTATAACAGCTTGTATATATATTCTAATATTTTCATTGCTTATTGTAGTTATTATTAGTAAAAAAGATATAGTATTATAGTTAGAACATCAACATATTAAGTCAGCAGTTATATAATCATGTATTTAGAAAAAATATGTATAAATAATAATAAAGGAGAAGCTCAAGATGATTGAGGTTCTCCCTCTTCCATTATGAGGGAGAGTAATATATGAATAGTAATTTTAGAAGGCTTTTTTTTATAGTATGATGGCTTTATTGGGAATAATATTTTTAATATTAGGAGTTATATTTCAGAATAATTGTGCGATTTTTCATCGAATGAATATACTTGGTTTTGCTATGCTAGGCGTTGGAATACTATTTTCTCTGATAACATTTAAAGTGCAGAGCAATGAGAAAAATGTAAGGCTTTACAGCGGATAAATAATGCGGCCTTTGATGAAAGAAATCAGTTTATAGCTGCTAAATCATCCAGTATTACGCTGGATGTGATGATGATTTGTAGTTTGTTAGCATATACTGTGTTTACGTCTTTGGGAATGAATAGCTATGGTAATATATTTATCGGGTATATAGTAGTTAGTAGTATTTTACGAATTGGGTTTAGTATATATTTGAGACGTAAGTTTTGAATATCGAACTGTAAAATTATGATTGAAATAGATAAAAATAAAATAGAGCAAATAGCAGATGTAAACAGAAAGCTTTTAGTAGAATTGCCAGATAAGACCAAGGTTCCAGTCATAGGTCAAGGAACCTGGTACTTAGGTGAAAAATTAAATGACAGAGAAAGAGAAATAGCTGCGCTAAGACTAGGCATAGAACTTGGAATGACACTTATAGATACTGCAGAAATGTATGGCAGTGGAAGATCTGAAGCTTTAGTAGGAGAAGCTATAAAGGGAATAAGGGACAGTATATTTTTGGTATCCAAGGTTTATCCTCATAATTCAGGACTTAACAATATATTTAAATCCTGTGAAAATAGTCTGAAAAGGCTTGGAACAGATCATTTGGATTTGTATTTACTGCATTGGAGAGGAAATGTACCTTTAGAAGAAACTATAACGGGTATGGAGAAACTGAAAAAACAAGGAAAAATACTCAGATGGGGAGTTTCAAATTTTGATACAGAAGATATGAAAGAGTTATGGGAGTGTGAGGATGGCAGTAATTGCGTTACCAATCAGGTTTTATATCACTTAGGCTCCAGAGGAATTGAATTCGATTTATTGCCATGGCAAAGAATACATAAAATGCCTATTATGGCTTATTGCCCTGTTGCTCAGGGGGGATCACTTAGAACACAACTGCTAAAGAATTCATCAGTAAATAGGATAGCTAAAGCTCATAATGTAAAACCTCTGCAGATAATACTAGCTTGGTGTCTTAGATCAAAAGATATAATTGCCATTCCAAAGGCTGCCAAGGTAGAGCATGTACTGAAAAATGCAGAAGCTGCTTCTATTGTATTATCAGAAAATGAATTATTTGAACTGGATAAAGCTTTTCCAGCACCAACTAGAAAAGTAAGTTTGGATATAGTATAGTAGCTAAATAGGTTTTTAAGTATCCTTGACTTAGATATTTAGAGATCTTTATTCAAGAATATATCCGATTTTAGATATGATTTACCAAGATAGGAGCATCATATAAAATATAAATATATTTTCACATATTTTTCACATATTATCTTGATATTTTTAAGGCAAATTGAAATTATACTGTAAATAATGAAGTGATAATTATTATAGTTATGAAATTTATAAATATTAAGATTTACAAAAGAATAATATGATTAATTTTACAAAGCACTTTATTTAAATAAAAGTAATATGAATACGTGAATTTAACGACTGCTTTTGTATTTAATAAAATCATAGCTTATGTGTGGAGGTATAAAATGAAGTTTGTAAAACTAGGTGGTTTTTTACTCATAATACTGGCAATTGTAATACCACAACAGGTTTTAGCCAATTCTGATTATGAAAAAACTAATACAGTTGAAATTAATGCAGCTACTGATAAGTCAAAAAATAATCAATCAGAAAATAAAGTTGAAGACAATAATTCAAGTAATAGTGAAAGCACACAGGAAGAGCAGCTTGAGATAAAAGAAAAGGAACTTCAAGCTGCTAAGGAAGCTCAGCTAAAGGCAAAAAAAGAGAAATTAGAGAATGAAATAAAAAAATATTTGGGAAATAATATTAATAATATAGGCCTAAGTTACTATGATGTAACATCCGGAGAATCTATAAATATAAATTCTGATAAGACATTTTTAGCAGCAAGTACTGTGAAAGTACAATTGAATATGATATTGGCAGATATGTTTGCAAATGGACAAGCATCTCAAAGCGAACAGCTGACTTATACACAGGCAGACTATGAAGAGGGAACAGGAATTCTTCAAGATACAAATCTATCTAACAAATCTTATGTTACAGCTACTCTATCCGATTATTCTATAATTCATTCAGATAATATAGCTACTAATATGATCATGAGAAGAATAGGCTATGAGAATTTTAGAAATTTAGTAGATAAAAAATTAGGAACTGCTACAAATCATTCAGGTAATTATATCACAGCATCTCAGGAAACAAGCATATTAAGAAAATTATATGAAAACGAAGATAGTAATTCTTATTATTTGCATATAATAGATATAATGAAAAAAACAGACTTTCATGATAGACTGGATAAGTATATAAATACTAATATAGTTGCACATAAAGTTGGTAACTATGGCAATTATGTAAATGATGTAGGAATAGTATATACAAATAAACCCTATATAATATCCATATATACAGAGGGAGTTTCTAATACAAATGAAGTAATTGCACATATATCTAAGTTAATATATGATTATCAAAATGAAAAATAATACTAAATGAAATTGTTAACGAAAATAGTCCCCTGTAATAGTGATTATCATATCATAGGGACTATTTTTTATACAAACTAAATTTTTATGAGATTAAAAAGATATTTACAGAAAGTATTCAACTCATACTGTGATAATTAAGCTAAAATCATGACATCAGTTGATTTAACAACAGCAGTTAATTCTGCACCTTCTTTAACACCAAGTTCTTCAACTGAATCAAGAGATATAATTGAAGTGATTTTATTTCCTCCAGCAATTTCAAGAACTACTTCAGCAGTTACGACACCTTTCTTTAAACCTACAACTTTTCCCTTTAATTGATTTCTTGCACTTATACTCATAATTAACTCCTCCTAATTTTTATTATATTTTAGTCCACTTGCTTTTTACTTTTTTTTAGTTTTGTTCTTTATAGTTATTATTATACAAAAATATTCTGCTAATTCAAGTTATGGTTTATATTTATTATTGCTTATTATTATTAGTTATTAATGATTTCAAGTGCTAATTTATAAGTTTATAGGGTGTCATAATATACATTTTTAAGTAGAATACCATTAAAAGTGGTTTTTAAAGTTAATTTTAATTAGTTATGTAATGATGTAAATGTTTAGTTAATAATTTGTTAATAAAATGTTAAACTGATATTTTTCCATGTAACTTCATTACAGAATATATCAGTTTGTAATGAGCAACTGTTATTATTATGTTTATAAAATCAATAAATATTTATATAAATGAAGAAATTAATGTATTGAGAATTTTCATAGTTTACAACATAAAGCAGCAAAAATAGTTAACTTAAAAGCAAAAAATTACGATGAAATTGCAACTTATGTAAAAAATATATGTATATATACCATGAAATGATTATGTTATAGAAAACTGTATAAAAGCCTGTATAATCATAGAATTTTATGCTATAATTCATAAGTAAAGTAAAAAATAGGGAATCTTTTATTATTAATTTTAAATTAAAGCTTATGATGTATAAGGAAGGGATTTATGGAATGGATACAACTAATTTGTATACAATTTTAGTGGTTGATGATAATCAAAATAATTTATTTACTTTGAAAACGCTTATAAAAGAATATATTGATGCCAATGTGTTAATTGCAGATACTCCAAAAAAAGCCCTGCAGGAACTTATAAAAAATTCTGTAGATTTAATTATTTTAGATGTACATATGAAGAGAGAGATGGATGGGTTTGAATTGGCACAGATTATAAAGGGAAGAAAAAAAACAGAACACATTCCAATTGTATTTTTAACGGGTGCTTATATTAGTGAAGAGTTTAAGAAGAAGGGTTTTGAAATAGGAGCCGTAGATTATTTAACCAAGCCCATTGATGATTTTTTACTTATAAATAGAATAAATGTATATTTAAAACTAATTGAAAGGGAGAGAAAAACAAACATAATATTGCAGGAACAAGCAAAAGAATTAACAAGAGCAAAGGAAATGGCCGAGGCAGCCAATGAAGCTAAAAATATTTTTTTTGCAAATATATCTCATGAATTTAGGACTCCTTTAAATATTCTCCTTGGATCATCTCAGATGATAAAATATTATATAGAAAATGATAAGGTTTTAAATAAGGAAAAGATGGAATCAAATATAAAAACTCAAATTCAAAATTGTTATAGGCTTGTAAGGCTGGTTAACAATTTATTAGATATTACAAAAATGGATTCCGGTAATTTTACTCTTAAATTTTCAACCTGTAATATTGTTGAAGTAGTAGAATCAGTTGTACTTTCAGTTGTAAATTATGCCGCCTCAAAAAATATACAAGTAGTATTTGATACTGATGTTGAAGAATTATATTTGTCCTGTGATTTAGATGCAATTGAGCGGATTATACTTAATCTTTTATCTAATTCAATAAAATTTACCCCTAAGGGTGGAAATATATTTGTCAATGTAAAAGTTTTAAATAACTTTGTTGAAATTAGTGTAAAAGATTCCGGTATAGGAATTCCACAGGATAAACAGCAAGTGATATTTCAAAGATTCAAACAAGTGGACGACCTTCTTACAAGAAACTGCGAGGGTAGTGGAATAGGTCTTAGTCTTGTGAAATCTTTAGTGGAAATGCACGGTGGAAGTATACAGGTTAAGAGTGAATATCAAAAGGGCAGTGAATTTACCATTAAAATTCCTATCATAGAAGTAAATATTGAAGAAACTGAACAAAACCGAGCTATAAATAGCAACAGTACTATAATTAAAAAAATTGATGTAGAATTTTCTGATATATATTTTTGATTTATTGAAAATTTATATTAATAGTAAGAATATAC
This genomic window from Clostridium pasteurianum DSM 525 = ATCC 6013 contains:
- a CDS encoding hybrid sensor histidine kinase/response regulator encodes the protein MDTTNLYTILVVDDNQNNLFTLKTLIKEYIDANVLIADTPKKALQELIKNSVDLIILDVHMKREMDGFELAQIIKGRKKTEHIPIVFLTGAYISEEFKKKGFEIGAVDYLTKPIDDFLLINRINVYLKLIERERKTNIILQEQAKELTRAKEMAEAANEAKNIFFANISHEFRTPLNILLGSSQMIKYYIENDKVLNKEKMESNIKTQIQNCYRLVRLVNNLLDITKMDSGNFTLKFSTCNIVEVVESVVLSVVNYAASKNIQVVFDTDVEELYLSCDLDAIERIILNLLSNSIKFTPKGGNIFVNVKVLNNFVEISVKDSGIGIPQDKQQVIFQRFKQVDDLLTRNCEGSGIGLSLVKSLVEMHGGSIQVKSEYQKGSEFTIKIPIIEVNIEETEQNRAINSNSTIIKKIDVEFSDIYF
- a CDS encoding RNA polymerase sigma factor, with translation MHKLLQQTDNNFSEKYSFYGNMLFRICMVYLGNKEDAEKAMQETFLKLMYKSPQFADDEHEKAWLIRISTNICKDMLRSVWHKRVVKMEDI
- a CDS encoding Fic family protein, whose product is MLYDEAVKVWRKGKTKDLLNRFFLKFTYSSNKIENNETRLRDVETVFRGEKVTDFTGNKKTIKEIENHKKLCGNIIKLGEENSSKLSIDLIKNFHYVLMKDCFTENLLKKGEKPGQFKKGDYIVGLHDVGVSPLEVEENLKSLIQEINDIQINDNNVLKVVSYFHCWFETIHPFADGNGRVGRMLLNYLLIGNNLPPIVLFENDREEYYLALEYFNETQEINKMVDFLDSQAYKTWIKDYNLKVKNLKDFLD
- a CDS encoding TOBE domain-containing protein, encoding MSISARNQLKGKVVGLKKGVVTAEVVLEIAGGNKITSIISLDSVEELGVKEGAELTAVVKSTDVMILA
- a CDS encoding aldo/keto reductase, giving the protein MIEIDKNKIEQIADVNRKLLVELPDKTKVPVIGQGTWYLGEKLNDREREIAALRLGIELGMTLIDTAEMYGSGRSEALVGEAIKGIRDSIFLVSKVYPHNSGLNNIFKSCENSLKRLGTDHLDLYLLHWRGNVPLEETITGMEKLKKQGKILRWGVSNFDTEDMKELWECEDGSNCVTNQVLYHLGSRGIEFDLLPWQRIHKMPIMAYCPVAQGGSLRTQLLKNSSVNRIAKAHNVKPLQIILAWCLRSKDIIAIPKAAKVEHVLKNAEAASIVLSENELFELDKAFPAPTRKVSLDIV
- a CDS encoding serine hydrolase, yielding MKFVKLGGFLLIILAIVIPQQVLANSDYEKTNTVEINAATDKSKNNQSENKVEDNNSSNSESTQEEQLEIKEKELQAAKEAQLKAKKEKLENEIKKYLGNNINNIGLSYYDVTSGESININSDKTFLAASTVKVQLNMILADMFANGQASQSEQLTYTQADYEEGTGILQDTNLSNKSYVTATLSDYSIIHSDNIATNMIMRRIGYENFRNLVDKKLGTATNHSGNYITASQETSILRKLYENEDSNSYYLHIIDIMKKTDFHDRLDKYINTNIVAHKVGNYGNYVNDVGIVYTNKPYIISIYTEGVSNTNEVIAHISKLIYDYQNEK
- a CDS encoding ABC transporter permease produces the protein MLHINTYLAILIVSIVIMATIGANDSSINAKNFLVQTLSGMVMKPIVPIFMVLVIAETLTEDYTHGTMKFALMTPIKKSDFIIGKLLFIALYALIFMVISFIASYIVGTIVFGLGDKGEIINNFIYNVKCYAIIILPLLSFSTVISFIALFINNSGAVIGLGIGINFIMVILDMSIKNIMYFTFSGGMYAYQFIGKSSAHNILTFPITACIYILIFSLLIVVIISKKDIVL